TAGAAGCACAAGCTTGTTAAAGATAAAGAGGTAACTACCAACAGGTGAATAGATAAGGTCCACCTAGACTGTGGAATATTATACAGCAGTGAAAAGGAAGGGAGCAATGTTCAAGCTACAATACTCATGAACCTCAAAAATGTTAAGAAatccagacacacagaaaagcccATGTATCATGTGATTGTTTACGTGAACTATCCTGAATAAGCAAATCTACAGAGACAGGAAACAGATTGACTGTGGGTGGAGGCACACATGACTCGAGGGTTCAAAGTTCCTTCCTGGGGTGATAAAATGTTAACAACACTGTGAATATACCCAAAACCATGCATTGCATTGAGGTCTTGGTGCCTTGTACCCAccattccagcacttaggaggtagaggcggAAGATTCAGGAATTTGGgggcagcctgaactacatgagactcaaaaacaaaatgcatcAATGCTGCAGGTGAATCACACGCCACAGTCTTTGTAAGATGAACCctacccaccccccccacacacaaaaaagaattcTTACCTCAAAGCTCCAGTAGGTGCTGTTGAcagtcttcccttccttccttcctccctccctctctccctccctccctcctcccttccttccttccttccttccttccttccttccttcctccctccctccctcctcccttccttcctttcttcctttcttctttttgagacaggatctcaatatatagttctggctagcctggaactcagtatagaccaggctggcctcaaactcacaaagatcctcctgcctctgcctcccaagtgctgaggttaaaggcgtgtgccaccatgtccagccctcAGTCACTGCTCTTAATGAGCTCCCTCTGGTCCCTTCTTAATTTAACCAGCATCACTTGCTCTAACCAGCCACATGCCAGGTTCCCAAAAGGTGACAATGGTGCTCTCAAATcccacttttcttttcctccatagcccaggctggcctggaacttatgtgTACCCTATGTTGGCTTCAAATTTGTggtaatgctcctgcctcagctccccaaatgctaggattacaggtgtgagccgaCACACCTGCTTCTCCTTGCTGAGCACGAGAATACagtttgtgcatttgtgtgtgtgtgtgtgtgtgtgtgtgtgtgtgtgtaaagggaggCAAAAGACAGCCTTCGGTGTTGTTCCCCATGCTTTGTCTacctttttttttgaggcagggtctcccaggAGCCTagagtaggctaggctgactgatgagcaatccccaggatccacctgcttctgccttgtcAGTCCTGGGGTTATAAACACacaccacttaaaaaaaaaaaatgggtactGAGATCCAGGCTGAGCTTCCTGCCATGGACTCCTTGAATACATTATTTAAGTGTAGGTTGAAGTCTCTTTACACTCATCAatggctgttgttttgtttaaatacctatttttatttctgctgcATTCACACTTCACTCTACCCCTAGTATTAATTGTTACAGTAAATTATAGGACTTGGTGTGCTTAGCACAGGGGGTTGGACCCGAGGTCTTGGGATGGAGTACAGTCCCACCCTCTTATCTAACTCAAGACATTGGTATCACTGCCAAGGGATACCCCTATCCAGGGAGAGTTGCCCTGCTCGCCTCCCCAGTGATGGCCTCTGGACTGCCTGTCTTATGTGtgtgccttccttccttttttcttttgacagggtcccatgtagcccagcctgtccCCAAGTTTTCTATATAGTCAcgggtagccttgaacttatgatcttccttcccccagctcctgaGGGCCcaggttacaggtgtgcattgTGTGGTGCTAAGAATGAAAcccggggctttgtgcatgctgggtaagcataCATGCATCTCCAGCGCTCCTCTGTGCATTTCAAGTTGTCTTAGGTACACGGCCTCTTACATCTGACCTTTTGAGGCTCACCCACACCATGGGGTGTGGAcacttgtttccttttttggGACTTACCATGTGTTTAACCACAAGCTCACGCCAGGCAGGGATACCCAGTCCTAACTGTGGAAGGGCTGGCTGTGGGTCCTGTACTTTGCTGGGGCTCCAGAGTGATTTTGTCCCATACGGGGGCACTGAGCAATGTCTGAAGGTAGATATTTTTTAACCACAGCTGATGGGAGACTATTGGGTAGAGACTCAGGAGGCTGCTGAACATCCATCCTACAGCTCACAGTCACCCCAACAACACAGAATGATGCAGCCATGGTGCCGACCTGTATTCTAAGTAGCCCTGGGTGAATTCTAGAGTCTGCAGTCTCTCTGCTGTGAACAGCTCCAACATGCCCAGCATGCACAGCTACTTCAAGTCCCCTTGTTCTGTTCGTACGTGCCACTGAAGGCTGCCTTTCTTTTTGGAAGCTGAGTTCTTGGCAGGATTGACGGCATCTCAGTATGCATTTACAAGCGAGATTGTTGCCATCATAAAGTGAGGTGGAAGTGATGGCATCCTTTTTTTAAACACCTTCTTCTTACATCTATTTattgtatttgtgagtgtgtgccacGGTGCACGTGTAGAGGCCGAAGGACAACTAGCTGGagtcgattctctccttccaccctgtgagtCCAGGGACTGAACTGAGGTCGTCTAGCTCAgcaaccctgagccatctcttaggcCCGTGGCATCGTTTTGACGGCACAAGAGCCTTCCCTCCTGCTCAGTGCTGCGTCCCGCAACATGGCACATACCCAGTCAGTGCTCACAGAAAGATCCATGCTCTGTGAACACTATCCGGTCCCAAACAGAAGTCAGCCATGAAGGGCTGCACAGCAGTTTGCTagttgagtgcttgcctagcatgttccaGGCTCTAGTTCCACCTCCAGCACCCATAAAGCTGGCAAAGGGTGCTcacctgtatcccaggctggggaaactcagaggcaggaagatgagaagttcaaggccgTTCTTGGTTACATAGCCACAGGGAAGTTCgtggccagcatgggctacaggactatttcaaaaagaaaagaaagacaaagaaaacaagaaggggCGGGCACAAGTGACCAAAACTGACCAAGGCATTATTGGTAATTCTTCAGGACTGTTTGCTGTAAAGTGAGCGAGCCCAAGCAGGACTCATTATCACCAACAGGGCTGGAGATAGCTCAGCTCCTCAGCGGGCAGGAAGGCTTGTTGTGGTCCTGTTTAGGCATTTTCCCTTCCAATTACAGAAAGAATACAATGAAAGCAATTTCTGCGGCAGCTAGCCCACACTGGTCATGTGAAGCCAAGACAGGAGTCCGGGTGTTGTTAAGGAGCCACATTGTTATACATTGTTACTAAGTCTCCATACCTTACAAGaataagtttctgtttcctgagcCCAATGTTTTTCAACCTATGCTGAACTGGTGACCCCATGATGTATGCCCTCCTTCTAGCCTTGCTAAACTCCTGAACACGTGATGACTCCCCTTCCACATGACATGTTCTTGTGCTCATCTACCCCGCAGGCAGCCTTGAGCCCCGGGTCTCCACTCTTCTGTCCAGGTCCTTACAGCCAATTATCTCAGCAGTTATTCTATCAACCCTAACCCTTCCCCATAAAAGAGACCCCAAAAGCCAGTGAGGGGCTGCTCTCGGGAACCCCGACTCAGGGAGGATCTGGCCAGTCCCTTGTGCACTCCTAAATACAGCTTGCTTTAATCTGACAGCTGTGGAAATGGCTTTTGGTTTTGAACTGGGTTGTGGTACCAGGTCTAACAGTCATACCACTAGAGGAGTGTGGGGGTCCCCCATGCTCTGTGTACAGCTGAGGCCACGAGCACTGACCTGGCCCAGCAAGTCTTTCCCACTATGTTATGCTGTGTTGTTAGTTGTTCtgttaccaataaagactcaggagtcagatattgggatgaaaaccTGATAGATCACAGAAGTGGCAGAGGATCGACCAGCTGACCACACTTCCCAGATGAAAAGGGGCCAACAAAATGTCTTTGAATCTCCAAGGCCTTCCCTGCTCCTTCTTGGGCCTTTCTATTCCTATGTGGGTCCTCCATGGTTTCTATGACTAATCCTTGTCAGTTAGTCTCTGGTTCTGCCCGATTCAAGGAACTTTATGAACACGGTCTCAGGGTGTCACAGTAAGATCAAATATCCCGCAACGATGTCAGGCTTGGGTGGGAATCTGGGCTACACTGGGCGGTTGAAAGTAGGGAAAGCCAGGAGCACGCACAAGCACACTTTAGTCCCCACATCAGCAAGGCATCCTGTCAACTTCTCTTGTGGGGACTGGTCTTCAGATCTAGAGCAAACAGCCCTGTCCCTCcctctacagacagacagacgcacaAACACACTCCCAACTGTCTGAAGTGGAGGCCTGCACCGACTCATGACTATCAGGCACACGACAAGCTGCACTTAAAACAAGAGAACATGCCGGGCAgcggtggggcacacctttaatcccagcacttgggaggcaaagccagggggagggagctctgtgagttcagagaaaccctgtctggaaaaaccaaaaaaaaaaaaaaaaaaaaaaaaaaaaaaaaaaaaaaagaacatgaagttagaacagcagcagagcagagaaTGCTAAGCCAAATCAAGCACAGAATGGCTCTCGGCGACATAGGAAGGACCCTGTCATTACGCGCCAGTGGTCACAGCAGCTGATCCTAGGGTGCAGCTGGTGAGCTGGCCATGTTACCGTCATCAGAGACACCCCACTGCCACATACACGCCCGCCCCCAAAGCTCCCCAGCACAGGCCTACACTGTCCATTTTAGAAAAGCTTACCTAACAGACCCCACCCGCTATACCCACATTCACTCACCCAGCGAGGCACACATGGCGACACTCAGCCAGACACACATCCATGACTGTCTTAGGTCGAGGCCTATGGAAGGCTGAGTCCCCAGCCAGTACCTCCCATTTGGCCTGGGATGAGCATTCTTCCTACTGCTTTAATTTCAGGCACGAACACAAAATGCAAATTACAGCTTCGGAAAGCATTCTcaagttcccccacccccacagtctTGCTGTGTGCCCTCTTCTGCATTCTAGAACCTTTCAAAGAAGCCACGAGTGGTGGGTGATGCatctcatcccagcactgggttttGGGAGGGGGtgaggtcccagcactggggttgtgGTTGCATGCTctgggtggggtgaggtggaggAGGATCTTAGATCCTAGCACTGGGTTGTGGGAGGGGGTGAGGTGAAAAGCTCCTCCCAGAGCTTCCCTGCTTGCCTGAATTGTGTGCCACAATccagttcaaaaacaaaacaaaacagaaaaaccaataaACAGCCAAACCGAAGTGTCAAAACATCACAGTGTTACTGAAATTCCTTCCAGTGAGGACATAAGCAAGGTCTACCTCTCCTCCCAAGATGACAAATCAAGGCAGGATTCCAACAAAGTTCACTGAGGACACAATGAGCTTCCGGAGCTCCTTATGAGCACAGGTGAGGGGCTCTGACAAGGTGTGCACTCTCCTCCCCATCAAGTTGCAAAGGGAAGTCGTTACCACACCAGAGTCAGGTTTTCCCCACAGGAACATGACAGAGACCCCGCCCCTAGTCTTTCGGGGTCTCTAGACCTCCTGAGGCTACACACAAACAACAGGAGGGAGGCAAGGAGTGGCTGGAGGTCAGGTGAAGGTCTATGACCCTCCCTACCCTTCAATGGGGTGCGGGGGTGCAGGGTAGACAGTCAACAAAGCGCTTACCTAGGGTgagcgaggccctgggttcaagggAGTGATAGGCAATAAAGAACAAGGAGGAAATGACGGAGATCAGATGATGGCACCCTCAGAGAGATGCTGTCACACCCACCCAGCCTTGCATGTCAAAGGTGGTGGCCTAAGAGCAGAAAATGTCTGAAAGCCATGGTCAACACTTCCTGCATCGACCTTCTGGTTGTGGCCATGGCTTCACTTGGTCTCTCTTCTCCAATAGGCTTACCAGAAAACATCCACCTCTCCGTGTAAGCAGACAAGGCAGTGAACACTGAGGACAACCAAGTTCAAAGCCCCTTCGTGGACAGTCTGTGCAGAATCCCCACACAGGCCCCTTAGGTCTCAAACTGGACAAACAGCTGAGGTGCCTACTTAACATATAAAAGCAGGCCCGGCAGCCAGCTTCTCCCTGCATCCCACAGTCCccacctgttacagggtatgctGGGATACCTCACACTCTACCCCAGaagtctccagcccaggggctgggctgtccTTCCCTATATAGTCCAGACACTCTTTGGGCCTCCgggctgctgcacctggtcccCCTCATCCTTCCCTCTCACAGATGCCCCTGCCTCGGGCTATGCTCTCCCACAAATCTGTAATAAACCTCCTCCAGCACACTCGGGAGCAGCCGTCCTCTTTTCATTCAGCTTCCATCCTGTTTTGGGGTGTGGTAAGAGGAAGCCTAGGATGTATGGTGACTGTCAGCTAAGAGGCAGAGGCTGCCTATGCAGACCTCTGGATCTCAGGCCCAGCTAGCCTCGACTACTTGTCCAGCCCCCAGAAACAGTGACAGGAGGGTCTAAATTCACAAAAGCGTGTGGCCATCTGGCATCGAACTCCGTACAATACATATTTTACAGTCCTTGACACAGGGTCCTTGTCGGGAGAACTCTGCGTGTGTAATTAGTACCAGCTGAGATCAGTTACACATCAGTGACAGCCAAACTTCTAAGTGCACAGCCTTGAACTtgaccaaagaaaagaaaagcccacaCCGAGCTCCCATGAGCAGTGATTTCACAAGAACGTAAATAGGGTTTCAGTGGCAATAAGCCGCGACTAAATGACCTGACTCTCCTCACACCTTCCAACATGACGCTGTCACCAcaggtgggagagagggggaactggCACCCCACTCCTGGCTTGGTACCCCCTCTCCCAGCATCCCACCACCGCCCCAGTCAATGAACAAGGGGGGTTTTGTCCAGAGAATGAATGAGGACAGCTTTCTCCTCGGCGTTTTATTAAAACTTGAAAGCTGTGGCTTCCTGCCATCGATGACGCCTGTGGGATGCCAACAGCCAAACCTTCGAATGCCACTGTTAGCAGCCGTCATCTTGCTGGGGCCGAGTGTTCAGCAAGCCTGAGGTGTGGGTCACGAAGGATTTTCTAGTGTAACAGAGCAACTTAAGATTCTTTGGGCAGCGTCTGGAAACAGAACACAAGGCCTTTCTTCACAGCAGGTGAAGTGAGTCGTTTACCAAGAGTGAccaaagattttatttgtttaaaagcaCATAACACCAAAGTCGTATATGGTACCCATAATTCACTGCAAACAAGATGGCTAGTTTCTCTGGATCACTGCATGAACAGCTCAGACAATGGTTAGGACTGTATCTTAACCAACAGGCAGTTCAGGGTCGGGCTGACCCCACACACTATTGTTTGCAGAGTTCTGTGTGGGTCTgagatggagacagggtctcctgaaaAGCTGGCTGCGCTATGTCAATGCTAAAGATGACAGAGTGGTGACCCTAGAAAGAGCCCTGACTTGTCTTTGGCGTCCTCCCACCTGGTCCGCTGATACTGAAGACCATGCTGGTGCCACACAACAAGCTCATCTCTAAAAAACAAAGTCATGCTTCAGGTTCTCTGGCCAAGCTCTCAGCACTGTAACCCGGGCTCAGAGAGAGATCTCCTCATCCCCTCAAAGAGACCCCACATAgacaaggttttcttttcttttttttttttttttttggtttttcgagacagggtttctttgtgtggctttgcaccttttcctggagctcacttggtagcccaggctggcctcgaactcacagagttccgcctggctctgcctcccgagtgctgggattaaaggcgtgcgccaccaccacccggcaacaagGTTTTCAAAACCACACAAATCCATGTAGGCAGTAGACAAAATTACctatttgttgaaaaaaaaaaaaaaaaaaaaaaaagcccagtagGTGCAGCGGCACAAGCCCAGAGCCCTGGGCACTTGAGAGGCGAAGACTGAAGGAtggacttgaacccaggagttcaaggctgggcTGGGCAACAAAGCCAGAGTGCatatcaaaaactaaaacaaaaccaactaaaaTCACACCAGCAAATGAAAAAATGAAGGCTGTATTATGATCACAAAAGTTATTGTAGAAATGTCTCCCTACCAAGTGACTTCCACGTGTGTTTTAAGAACAAAAggagctcacagaaactgtgaggaagaagacccccacccccaccccacaggagCAAGGCTAAGACAGGACGGGTGTGATTAAACCCAGCCtgactgttgtttttattttgtacttgtGACCTTCTCTGTATGTGTCTGGTGGGTGTTGGCAACCCTTCTGtgcacttgaaaaacaaaacaaaaacctatgaaATTAAAGTGATTCTGAGTGCCAGAGAAGTCTACAATTACAGAACCACAGAGTCTTTAAGGCGGGGTCTCTGCCATCAGGGATGGGGAGACAGACAAGATCAGGCCAACAGTGAATAAGGCAAACTGGCTTCCGGGTTTGAGACTGTCACCAGGAAGGCCcgctgagaaggaagaggagccaGCCAATGGCAAATCAGTGGTGAGGTAAATGGGGTAACAATCACAGTTAGTGGGGGTGACTTGGGCAGGCTGTAAGCCCTTGAAACATCAAGGTCCATGTCTTTGCAGGGCACAACTCCAAGCAGCAGTTTCTGGGGTTTGGAGGTTGGTTACTTTTTTGACCTTTTCCACCCCCAAAAGACACGAAGATGGAGCCCATGAAGAGATGAAATCAAGGAAGGAGCCTCTTCTGGGTGAGCTGGGCAAGGGTCAGGTGACTTCCGGTAGCATGGATCTACCATTTCCCCTATGGCTGGCTAGCCAAGTCCTACAAGCGCTTGTAGGTGCCCAGGAGCGCCTTGCAGTTGGGGCAGTAATGGTCCACGTCTTGCAGGGCGTCTACACAGAATGGGATGAAGCAGCAGCCAGCGATGCACCTGGGAGAACAGAGACATAAGGAACTCGTCACCAACACCAAAACATGGGTTCACATCCTTGTGCTGGAACCTCCTGAAGGGTCTTTGATGGGCTGGCGTGGAGCTGAAGACCTGAGCTGGTAGAATTTGTCCCTGTATGAACGAAGCCCAGCATCTGATCCCCAATATCAAGTGTGCgagcctataaccccagcactcaggagagaggaggagaagcaggagttcaaggtcattgttgaCTCCCTGGTGAgttggatacatgagaccctgacttaaaaaggaagggggagggtcTTTGCAAAAGTAATTAAGTATCTTGATACAGGACCATGCTGGAAACTCAAAAAGATATGCCACACAGAGTAAAGATGACATGTggtagagccaggcatggtggtacatccTATCACTagaaagacagaagcaggaagattttgagttcaaagccagcctgggctatacagtgagactcaaAAAGCAACAGAGCACCAGCACtcagaatgtagctcagtggtggaacacttgcCCACCATGTGGGAGGGCTGGGCTCTAGCctcagcactaaaaaaaaaacttaggaggAACATTCTGAGGCTGTAGCTCAATGGGTAGAGGGCTTGCCCgccatgcacaaagtcctgggtcccaccccacacaccacaTCAGACCGGATGTGGTGGTGTAGGGCTGTGATCCctacaggaggatcaggagttcaaggacatccttgggtacactgtgacttcaaggccagcctgagctacactaGACCCTAtataaaagaaggaggagaaggatggagaggaagagggggaggagggagaggagggttgGCAAACTGCTTTGTAAAGGGCCGCAGTCCACGTATTGGACACGTTGGACGGCCACATGGCCTGTGTTTCACCTGCTCGGCAGCCCTCCTGGTAGCATGACCGTGAAGAACCAACAAACGAGGCTGGCAGCATCCAAACAGGAGTGGGCTGAGTTTTGCCTGGGGACAAAGTTGTCTTCAGGGTCCCAGTGACCAGGAAATCTATTTCCCCACACGACCCCTCCTCAGAGCCACCTCTGCACACAAATGGGACTTCCACAGCCCCGACCCATGGTGGGGACACTGGCTGCTGCTGCCCGCTCACTCCTCTCACCTGTGAGGTCCCTGTGACCCCAGATACACTGACCTCATCCTCACCACACCCCCAGGAGACAGATGTGGGTGCTCAAACACAGAGAAGGGAAGTCATCTGTCTTGAGGGAATCTGAttcatagtgagaccatgtctccaaatAATTAAAGTTGGGAAATAAAAGAGGCAGAAAGCCAGCTTCCACTCAGCAGTTGGCTCAGGTGAGGCTGACCTCGTGCCCCATCCCAGTTTCAAAGACAAAAGTTAGTTTTCATACAAATATCTCAAAGCAgtgaaaacagggtctcatgtagcccagattagcctcaaactccctatgtgctggagctggccttaaactaccgatcctcctgcctcagcctcggcATGCTGGGAGTGCAGGTGTGCGCCACGATGCAcggctttctttttgttttgtggacaGTCTCACTCAGGTGCCCAGGCAGAGCCTgagcttgtgatcctcctgcctcacacctaagtgctgggatggcagagcTGGTTAGCGAAGAACTTTTATTTAAGTCTGCCCAGAGGATGGATGTTAGAGTCCACAACGGAGCCGCACAGGCAAGACAGAGAAGAATGGGTGGACAGGCCTGCGTACGCTTGAGAGCTCCCTTTGAAATAAAGAACAACGCTTTCTTCTCCACCTAAAGTCACAAGCAGACAGTGAGGTGGGCCAGTCACCTAGCAGCTGAGGTACCTGCTCTTCCAGGAAAACACACGCAGCAGTGGCTTCCTAAGTGGACACAGGCCAGAAAGGGCGAGGCTCCTGCTATTACCTGCTTTAGGAAAAACATGCCATTGCTTTTGCTCAGCTTTCTCTCCCAGAGAAGAGACAGCATCTCTTTCAGGGcagacataaatatttatgtaatccCCTGCACAGGCAACGGGAAAATAGCAGGGTTTTAAGGGAGAAGCATGGCTGAGGAGAGGCCTATAACGTGTGTTAGTGTACAGAGTGTTTGAAGCTTCCCTCGGGGTCACGCAAAAATTAGTATTTAGGTCATGAAATTCTAGAAGGAAAAGAAGCCCGAGGATCCCACCCTCTGCAGATGTGAACAGCTGCTCCGTGGGTCTCTACATGAACATGCCCAGTGATTCCCACATGTGTTTGAGCGGAGTTCCCACCTGGAGGCACCCTGCAGATCCAGGGTGGTTTTTAGTGGCTGCCCTGTGGGGAGGGGGCCGTATGAACGTCTAGAAAGCCAAGAGCAGGGGTGTTGCCCcaggctttcatttttaattttcatattcattcattcattgtgtaGATGCGAATACCTATGTGTCACAGCACAAATGTGGAAGTTGGGGGACAACCTTTGGGAGTCAGGTctctctgtgtgggttctggggatcaacccCAGATTGTGAGGCGTGGtgacaagcacccttacctgctgggccatcttgctagttctgttttgtgttttattgagacaaggtctcactctgtaacccaggctgccctcagattTTCACccccctgccttcacctcctgttagtgctgaaattacaggagCATGCCGCCATGCTCAGCCTCCAGCATCCTACACAGGCTGAGGGTGTATAGACAGGGAGCTAGCCTAGCATGCACGTCCTGAGTGCCGCTGGGCCCAGTagcataaaacagaagaaaaacaattccTACAGGAATCTGGGGGATAGCACAGTCGGTAAGGAGCTTGccttgcaggcatgaggacctgagttcaagtcccctgAACCACACGGTGGAAGCGAACTGAccactgaaagttgtcctctgaccttgacatgtgcaccatggtacatgtccatgaacacacatacacaagaaagaaCAAGGGAAGTCATTTTAAAACTGTCTGTGAGAGAGTAAGGAACCAGACACGAAGGAACCAGCTTGTAATCCTGGGGTTGGGAAGTCAGAGGGCTCTCCAGGGCTCACTGTTCAGCCACCCTAACCCACTTGGCAGGACTAAGAGCAGTGAGCGCTTGTCtcaagagaaaagacaaagagcTAACCTCGGCCTCCAggctcagacacacacactgaatatcaATCACCACATAGGGGGAACCCTCCAGAGGCTAAGGGGGTACACTCACCCCAGCAGACACAGACTGCCACAGGACAGCCAGGTGAGGGCGCCGGCGTTGTAGGACAGCTGGGTCACGATCATCTTGCTGCAGGACGGACAGCACATCTGGACAGGGCGGTCATAAAAGGAGACGGGCTGCTGCACATACACAGTCTGTACGGCAACTGTCGGTGGAAGACAACACTGGTCAGTGAACAGGGAAGGAGCGCTCGCTTGTCCACACACAAGAACCCAAGCTCATAACGCTGTCACTAAATCACCTGTGGCTCCCAAGGATGAAAGGATAAGTAAACTGTAGTTGCCTGGACAACCACAGCTCAGCCTTAAAGGGACACTGTgctgagtgaaataagccagccacCAAAAGAAAAGCACCGGTTACTCCAGAGATGCCTACAGGAGCCCACTGCAGTCAgcgcctgggggtggggggtggggtgggggtgagcggggtgagggggtgagggggtgggaagaCGGAAGGTTCAGAGACTAAGAGTGGAGGTGGACAACATGTGTTTACCTgacaccactgagctgcactctcAGATGTTTCAAGAGGTAGGAAGGCCTTGAAGTTGGGAAGAGGACAGCAAGGGGAGGGcggagggaggtagagaggaatggatgtggatatgatcaagactataaatatatgtgtttatatatatatatatatatatatataaacacatatatatacactataaacatacacacatatgcataaaatgttctaaatacaagtattatttttttaaatggaataattaaaatggttgattttttttttccatttttttgtgaTCATGAGACTCTCATCATATAGCCCACACTATGTTTCagtttgtgatcctcctgcctcagcagcctCCTCAGTTCTGGACTTACCATGTAGTCAAATGGTAGATTTTATGCCATGTTGAATCTGTGTGTACACACTGTttaggaaggggtggggtggaacatggcctcactatgtagtcctggctagcctggaacttactacatggaccaggctgaccttgaatctgtggcaattctcctgcctctgcctcctaagtatcATGTACATGTAAAACACCCAcgcagagaaaagaaagaatgaaaaaggagaTAGAAAACAGTGGCAGATTTTCAGAGGAGTTTTTAAAGTCTACAGAAAGACTTTGTGTCCTGCTGGCAGACCCTGGCTCTCCTGCAGCACCTGTCCTGTGGGGTTCTTACTGAAGACACCAGTTCCCAGGCTCTGGGCCTAGGGGTCGGACTCAAG
This Peromyscus leucopus breed LL Stock chromosome 8b, UCI_PerLeu_2.1, whole genome shotgun sequence DNA region includes the following protein-coding sequences:
- the Litaf gene encoding lipopolysaccharide-induced tumor necrosis factor-alpha factor isoform X1, whose translation is MEWGKMSAPGPYQAAAGPSAMPTAPPTYEETVGVNSYYPVPPAPVPGPATGLITGPDGKGMNPPSYYTQPVPVPNANAIAVQTVYVQQPVSFYDRPVQMCCPSCSKMIVTQLSYNAGALTWLSCGSLCLLGCIAGCCFIPFCVDALQDVDHYCPNCKALLGTYKRL
- the Litaf gene encoding lipopolysaccharide-induced tumor necrosis factor-alpha factor isoform X2; its protein translation is MSAPGPYQAAAGPSAMPTAPPTYEETVGVNSYYPVPPAPVPGPATGLITGPDGKGMNPPSYYTQPVPVPNANAIAVQTVYVQQPVSFYDRPVQMCCPSCSKMIVTQLSYNAGALTWLSCGSLCLLGCIAGCCFIPFCVDALQDVDHYCPNCKALLGTYKRL